The Mammaliicoccus sciuri genome window below encodes:
- a CDS encoding MFS transporter, with protein sequence MKKNYIFIILFTFFSIIGSKLFTFALSFHVLKITGSVQAFSNIMIIYSLIFILGSTTIGYYIDKINKKAFIISMQCISIFSIISIYLIPNSLNQLLYIYIIVIILTVTDMAVSLTFNSGLLSLVSERFIDQTVSYRNVIQNVLQIGAPILGGIVYAYFDIKTFMIIMFVTELISLIIVLNIAFNKGPANKVYEEAKDTFFNSYKVVFKFLKSNKDIFLILLSGSIINFMFGFVTIGIPGSFVTIFNMNSKQLGIIETGFPLAGILFGLIYPKLKNKGTLVANMQVAMITLAVGILILCIPFITDLYNLSILVIYFISIFIIGSGVVLSNVPINIYVQKNVPEQIKGKYLALSQTMSQVMMPFGILVAGILFDFNSVFYIISFSITAILCFILAYLYTFIKKHDGVI encoded by the coding sequence ATGAAGAAAAACTATATATTTATTATTTTATTTACCTTTTTTAGCATTATTGGCAGTAAATTATTTACATTTGCGCTTTCATTTCATGTTTTAAAGATAACAGGAAGTGTACAAGCATTTTCTAATATTATGATTATATATTCGCTCATATTTATTTTGGGTAGCACTACTATCGGATATTATATAGATAAGATTAATAAAAAAGCATTTATAATATCTATGCAGTGCATTTCGATTTTCTCAATTATAAGTATTTACTTAATACCAAATAGTTTAAACCAACTTCTATACATATACATAATTGTAATCATTTTAACAGTCACAGATATGGCTGTATCACTCACTTTTAACAGTGGTTTGTTAAGTTTAGTAAGTGAACGTTTTATAGATCAAACAGTTTCATATAGAAACGTCATTCAGAATGTATTACAAATAGGTGCTCCAATTTTAGGTGGAATAGTATACGCTTATTTCGATATTAAGACTTTTATGATTATTATGTTTGTAACTGAGCTCATTTCATTAATAATAGTGCTTAATATTGCGTTTAATAAAGGTCCGGCAAATAAAGTCTATGAAGAAGCTAAGGATACATTCTTTAACAGCTATAAAGTCGTATTTAAATTTTTGAAATCAAATAAAGATATATTTTTAATTCTATTATCAGGTTCTATCATTAACTTTATGTTTGGTTTCGTTACGATAGGCATTCCAGGAAGTTTTGTCACTATATTTAATATGAATTCTAAACAATTAGGAATCATTGAAACAGGATTTCCTCTAGCAGGTATATTGTTTGGTTTGATTTATCCTAAGTTAAAGAATAAAGGAACACTTGTAGCAAATATGCAAGTTGCCATGATTACTTTAGCTGTGGGAATACTCATATTATGTATTCCGTTTATAACAGATTTATATAATTTATCGATACTTGTAATATATTTTATAAGTATATTTATTATCGGAAGCGGCGTTGTACTGAGTAATGTACCGATAAACATTTATGTACAAAAAAATGTACCAGAGCAAATAAAAGGTAAATATTTAGCATTGTCACAAACAATGTCACAAGTAATGATGCCTTTTGGAATTTTAGTTGCAGGTATACTCTTTGACTTTAATTCAGTATTCTATATTATTTCGTTCAGTATTACAGCAATATTATGCTTTATCTTGGCATATCTTTACACATTTATCAAAAAACATGACGGTGTAATTTGA
- a CDS encoding GH25 family lysozyme yields the protein MSRRFLKMMITVVTMMLIINVSSEKVEAAQEEGTMGHGYKKYIENENQNTFRNKQEIEESSTVAKDDSILDLSEWQGELTSAQVKKLKANYDFIILRAQYGSDYKDAAFDTNSKLLSANNMKYGVYTYSMYENASEARTEAKSLYNRAPNASFYINDYEEESVASGDTNASTLAWLNEMRKYSGDKKVLLYSYEDFMVNHTANAVGSYDGYWLASYQETQPEREHVLWQYTDSYYSSELDQNVDANVLGPNVQTSWFIN from the coding sequence ATGTCTAGAAGATTTCTAAAAATGATGATAACAGTTGTGACGATGATGCTTATCATTAATGTATCATCTGAAAAAGTAGAAGCGGCCCAAGAAGAGGGGACGATGGGTCATGGTTATAAGAAATACATAGAAAATGAAAATCAAAATACTTTTAGAAACAAACAAGAAATAGAGGAATCTTCGACAGTAGCTAAAGATGATTCAATACTTGATTTATCAGAATGGCAAGGAGAATTAACATCAGCACAAGTTAAAAAGCTTAAAGCCAATTATGATTTTATTATTTTAAGAGCACAATATGGTTCAGACTATAAAGATGCAGCATTTGATACAAATTCAAAATTACTTTCTGCCAATAATATGAAGTATGGTGTTTATACATATAGTATGTATGAAAATGCAAGTGAAGCAAGAACAGAAGCGAAATCGCTATATAATAGAGCGCCTAATGCAAGTTTTTATATCAATGATTATGAGGAAGAATCAGTTGCTTCAGGAGATACAAATGCAAGTACACTCGCTTGGTTGAATGAAATGAGGAAGTATTCAGGCGATAAGAAAGTATTACTATACTCTTATGAAGACTTTATGGTTAATCATACAGCGAATGCTGTTGGTTCTTATGATGGTTACTGGTTAGCCTCATATCAAGAGACACAACCTGAAAGAGAGCATGTATTATGGCAATACACAGATAGTTACTATTCATCGGAACTTGATCAAAATGTCGATGCAAATGTACTAGGACCAAATGTGCAAACAAGCTGGTTTATAAATTAA
- the isaB gene encoding immunodominant staphylococcal antigen IsaB family protein, with protein MNKFSKVFVSTGLAVATVFTVGAAGNGHSVDAASNSNMDSQASQPYTSYYNGYVSYDPGFFITDTFKKGFESGNFTLNGYETPAHEDYAKEHQDEAKNINLYDQNLNVYSNYGLDVNAQPTNANQFNLSIDDVVDSYGTDFSKSGSPRSVEGQYSWSLNGYKIAFTSDETGTVTRIDFYTIVE; from the coding sequence ATGAACAAATTTTCAAAAGTTTTTGTTTCAACCGGTTTAGCAGTAGCGACAGTATTTACGGTAGGCGCAGCGGGTAACGGTCATTCCGTTGATGCGGCGAGCAACAGTAATATGGATAGCCAAGCTTCTCAACCTTATACTTCTTATTACAATGGATATGTGAGTTATGATCCTGGATTTTTCATAACGGATACATTCAAAAAAGGATTTGAATCAGGTAATTTCACGTTAAATGGATATGAAACACCTGCACATGAAGATTATGCTAAAGAACATCAAGATGAGGCTAAAAATATAAATTTATATGATCAAAATTTAAATGTATATAGTAACTATGGTTTAGATGTTAATGCACAACCGACAAATGCAAATCAATTTAATTTATCGATAGATGATGTTGTTGATTCTTACGGTACAGATTTCAGTAAATCAGGCAGTCCACGAAGTGTTGAAGGTCAATATTCTTGGAGTTTAAATGGTTATAAAATTGCCTTCACTTCTGACGAAACAGGTACTGTAACGAGAATTGATTTCTATACGATTGTTGAATAG
- a CDS encoding general stress protein, giving the protein MTVVKSYINDETLENDINKLKELNINPPDIFVLSHDDDRTARIVEHTDYDNIDYNNKDLGRTFDKQGDELRAKLIEIGLSKEQAEDYEEKMDEGKVFLISKDDKAKEVLE; this is encoded by the coding sequence ATGACAGTCGTAAAAAGTTATATCAATGATGAAACATTGGAAAATGACATTAACAAGCTGAAAGAACTAAATATTAACCCACCAGATATTTTTGTACTATCACATGACGATGACAGAACAGCACGAATCGTTGAGCATACAGACTATGATAATATAGATTACAACAACAAAGACTTAGGTCGAACATTTGATAAACAAGGTGACGAACTAAGAGCTAAATTAATAGAAATAGGTTTGTCCAAAGAACAAGCAGAAGATTATGAAGAAAAAATGGACGAAGGAAAAGTATTCCTAATTTCCAAAGACGACAAAGCAAAAGAAGTATTAGAATAA
- a CDS encoding thioredoxin family protein, which yields MKIITTFDELNKQIDAHTFTLIYVSSQNCSVCKVDHPIVQKMAEDYDIPAYEIVANQMPEAVGQLNLFTSPVVLLYYNQKEVHRQARIIDFDELQYRIEQFNNL from the coding sequence ATGAAAATCATCACAACTTTTGATGAATTAAATAAACAGATTGATGCACATACATTCACACTAATCTACGTATCTAGCCAGAATTGTTCGGTATGTAAAGTGGATCATCCAATCGTACAAAAAATGGCGGAAGACTATGACATTCCAGCATACGAAATTGTTGCTAACCAAATGCCAGAAGCAGTCGGACAATTAAATTTATTCACTTCACCTGTCGTATTACTTTATTACAACCAAAAAGAAGTTCACCGACAAGCCCGTATAATAGACTTTGATGAACTTCAATATCGTATAGAACAATTTAACAATCTATAA
- a CDS encoding DUF6440 family protein — MFGNKDNDSKDNIRFFVKSVDNVKGLGRISILVDRETGVNYINAWVGTGSGLTPLLDENGKPVIDKV; from the coding sequence ATGTTTGGTAACAAAGATAATGATTCAAAAGATAATATTCGATTTTTTGTTAAATCGGTAGATAATGTTAAAGGATTAGGTCGCATTTCGATTCTTGTTGATCGTGAAACAGGTGTTAATTATATCAATGCTTGGGTGGGTACAGGCAGTGGTTTAACGCCATTGTTAGATGAAAATGGAAAACCTGTAATAGATAAAGTTTAA
- a CDS encoding carboxymuconolactone decarboxylase family protein: MTIIQGSAYGKTPFQKLLGYNNRVMTNWSKLGESLEETHFLNRELKEEIRRMLAQKNGCLYCKAKGKPSNNLTDSKSVVCIGFTEVYMKLGTNIPNYTIKILKEELSDAEISELISFITFTTCQQSFGAIMQLQP; encoded by the coding sequence ATGACTATAATTCAAGGCTCAGCATATGGAAAAACTCCATTTCAAAAATTACTTGGTTACAATAATAGAGTAATGACTAATTGGAGTAAACTAGGTGAATCGCTAGAAGAAACACATTTTTTAAATCGAGAATTGAAAGAAGAAATACGTAGAATGTTAGCACAAAAAAATGGTTGTTTATATTGCAAAGCAAAGGGCAAACCAAGTAACAATTTGACCGATAGTAAATCAGTAGTCTGTATTGGTTTTACTGAAGTTTATATGAAATTAGGAACAAATATTCCAAACTATACTATAAAAATACTAAAAGAAGAATTATCAGATGCGGAAATAAGTGAGTTAATTTCATTTATAACATTTACTACATGCCAACAGAGTTTTGGAGCTATTATGCAGTTACAACCATAA